The following coding sequences are from one Capsicum annuum cultivar UCD-10X-F1 chromosome 3, UCD10Xv1.1, whole genome shotgun sequence window:
- the LOC107865860 gene encoding triacylglycerol lipase OBL1-like translates to MNIMGRSNSCNKSFCSNYMVLKPEECSALDLAGILFSSKNRGQRKFLDCPYEQMTTKVLFPHRWIIFISILVQKILLAIAEPLAKLGNATEYWLNLQNVNGGLLRLIFNFLRGKVVVLPDKKSATFLSFVGNLDKRVELDIKSTIIEVGSRRYDEAIITMMAAKAAYENKAFIASVVKDHWKMDLVDSYDFWNDYEEKATTQAFVLQDKNVGPELIIVAFRGTEFFSSDDWISDFDLSWYEIPGMGKVHAGFMKALGLQKNRGWPKDIEQTVNNQPSPAYYFLRKLLKQILEKNEKARFVVTGHSLGGALAILFPAILGFHEETWLLKRLVGVYTYGQPRVGDEIFVEYMKGKLAKHEVPYYRVVYCNDLVPRLPYDNSTFMFKHFGKNLR, encoded by the exons ATGAATATTATGGGACGCAGTAATAGTTGCAACAAATCATTCTGCAGCAACTACATGGTGCTAAAGCCAGAAGAATGTAGTGCATTAGATTTGGCAGGAATACTGTTTTCCAGTAAAAATAGGGGACAAAGAAAATTCCTAGATTGCCCTTATGAACAAATGACGACCAAGGTGCTCTTTCCACATAGATGGATTATTTTCATTTCCATTCTAGTCCAGAAGATTTTGCTTGCAATTGCTGAACCTTTGGCAAAGTTGGGCAATGCCACTGAGTACTGGCTTAACCTTCAGAACGTTAACGGCGGATTACTCCGTCttattttcaacttcttaagag GTAAAGTTGTTGTACTACCGGATAAGAAATCAGCGACCTTCTTATCATTTGTTGGTAATTTGGATAAAAGAGTTGAGCTGGATATTAAGAGTACTATTATTGAAGTTGGAAGTAGGAGATACGATGAGGCAATTATCACCATGATGGCTGCAAAAGCAGCTTATGAGAACAAAGCATTTATAGCAAGTGTTGTCAAGGATCACTGGAAG ATGGATCTGGTGGACTCCTATGATTTCTGGAATG ATTATGAGGAGAAAGCTACAACACAAGCATTCGTTCTTCAAGATAAAAATGTGGGGCCCGAGCTGATTATTGTGGCATTTAGAGGAACAGAATTCTTCAGTTCTGACGATTGGATATCGGACTTTGATCTCTCTTGGTACGAAATTCCTGGCATGGGCAAAGTCCATGCCGGATTTATGAAAGCTCTGGGGTTACAAAAGAACCGCGGATGGCCTAAAGATATTGAACAAACTGTTAATAATCAGCCATCTCCAGCCTACTATTTCCTAAGGAAATTactcaaacaaattttggagaaaaatgaaaaggcaAGGTTTGTGGTTACAGGTCACAGCTTAGGTGGAGCACTTGCAATATTATTTCCAGCAATATTGGGATTCCATGAGGAAACTTGGCTGTTGAAAAGACTAGTGGGGGTTTATACATATGGTCAACCAAGAGTTGGAGATGAAATTTTCGTTGAATACATGAAGGGAAAATTAGCAAAACATGAGGTTCCATACTATAGAGTTGTCTACTGCAATGACCTGGTACCAAGACTGCCATATGATAATTCTACTTTCATGTTCAAGCACTTCGGAAAAA ATCTTAGATGA